The Neoasaia chiangmaiensis sequence AAGTTCCAGCAGCCGGTTCCAGAATGCAATCGCGGTGTTCACGTCGTGCAGGGTAACCGCCACCACAGGGCTGATATGCGGGCTGACGTGCAGGCCTTGCGCACGCAGCCCTTCGTTCAGCTGCTTCGCATTTGCCTGTAGTTGAACGCGCAGTTCCGGTCTGGCTTGCATCTCCGTCAGGGATGCCAGCGTGGCAGCGATGATTTCAGGCGGCAGTGATGCCGTGAACATGTAGGGGCGGGAGCAGAGACGGATAAGCTCCATGCCATCGTGGTTGGAGACGCAATAACCGCCGACGGTGCCGAGACTTTTGGAGAACGTGCCGACGACGAAATCGATATCGTCCTCGCAGCCGTCACGCTCCGCGACGCCGCGCCCGTTATCGCCTAAAACGCCGAACGAGTGGGCTTCGTCTGCCAGAAGCCATGCACCGTGCTTCTTTTTGACTTCGGCGAATTCACTCATCGGCGCGATGTTGCCGGTCATCGAATAGATGCCTTCGACCACAATCAGCTTGGCGCCCCGATGATCTTTCAGGCGGCCCAGGCGACGGTCGAGGTCATCCGGGTCATTATGGCGGAACCGAATGACCTGTGCATGGGACAGGCGGCTACCGTCATAGATGCTGGCATGACTGTCGGCGTCGAGCAGGAGGATGTCATCCTTGCCGGCAAGGGCGGAAATGCTGCCGAGATTGGCCTGATATCCCGTCGAGAAGACCATGCAGTGACGCCGCCGGAACGTTTCCGCAAGGCGGCGCTCCAGCTCGCGGTGCAATGCATACGTGCCGTTGGCGATGCGGGAACCTGTCGTGCCGACGCCTTCTTCGCGCACCGTCGCGATCGCCGCTTCTGCGGCAGCTTGTGACTGGCTGAGGCCGAGATAGTTGTTCGTGCCGAAAAGAAGCGTTTCCCGTCCTTCGATCAGGCCGAGGGTGGCCGAGAGCGGACGTTCGATCACGACGCCGAAAGGGTTACGGGGCGCCGCTTGTCCCAGCGCCTCGAACGATGATTTCAGCCCCGCGTATTTCGCGAAGATATCGGTCATGTAGAAGCGCCGTTCTTCAGGGCGGCCAGGCACTCCGCCAGATCACTGATCGTCCGGATATCCGCCAGCTTGTCCAGAGGCACGGAAACGTCGAGCGTATCCTCGATTTCCATAACGAAATTCATGACGGCCAGACTGTCGAAGGCGAGATCTTCGACGATCTTGCTGTCGCCGTCGATGTCACGTGGCACTTTCGGATTGGCCAACAGTTTTTCTACGATCAGGGACGAGATCGATGCGACCGTGTCCGTCATGAAAGATATCTCCGGGAATAGGGAACGCGCGCCAGGGCGGCGTTGTCAGAAAAGTGTTTATGCGACATGCCGCATCGCACGGTCGGGAAGACGGTGCAATGCGGCGGTGTCAGGCAAGCAGTGCCGGTTTGACGAAACGACGTGTCTTATGCGGCTGAACTGGTGACCGGCTCGAACTGACCGGCAAGTAACATGGCCTTTGCACGGGCGCGTGTCAGCTTGCCGGACGACGTCTGGGGCAGTGTGTGCGGCGGAACGAGGATGACAGATACGTCCACACCATGCTGACGGCGGAACAGGCTGGCGGCTTCCTCGCGCAACTGCGCGCGGCCAGCTTCCTCCGTAGCGCGGCACTGCACCAGTGCAATGATGTC is a genomic window containing:
- a CDS encoding acyl carrier protein, giving the protein MTDTVASISSLIVEKLLANPKVPRDIDGDSKIVEDLAFDSLAVMNFVMEIEDTLDVSVPLDKLADIRTISDLAECLAALKNGAST
- the spt gene encoding serine palmitoyltransferase → MTDIFAKYAGLKSSFEALGQAAPRNPFGVVIERPLSATLGLIEGRETLLFGTNNYLGLSQSQAAAEAAIATVREEGVGTTGSRIANGTYALHRELERRLAETFRRRHCMVFSTGYQANLGSISALAGKDDILLLDADSHASIYDGSRLSHAQVIRFRHNDPDDLDRRLGRLKDHRGAKLIVVEGIYSMTGNIAPMSEFAEVKKKHGAWLLADEAHSFGVLGDNGRGVAERDGCEDDIDFVVGTFSKSLGTVGGYCVSNHDGMELIRLCSRPYMFTASLPPEIIAATLASLTEMQARPELRVQLQANAKQLNEGLRAQGLHVSPHISPVVAVTLHDVNTAIAFWNRLLELGVYVNLSLPPATPDQNPLLRCSVMAAHTSDEISRAVAIFGQVAKEFEVN